A window of Rufibacter sp. LB8 contains these coding sequences:
- the coaE gene encoding dephospho-CoA kinase (Dephospho-CoA kinase (CoaE) performs the final step in coenzyme A biosynthesis.), with product MLKIGITGGIGSGKSIVCRCFQLLGVPVYDSDARAKWVMQHDPELRQGLIATFGPETFDAAQNLNRTYLAQAVFHDATQLAKLNALVHPQVRKDFHRWLEAQAHAPYILKEAALMFESNAYTQVDHVLTVSAPKDLRISRTLLRDTHRTAADIDAIIAKQLPEEEKVSRAQFVLYNDDQQLVLEQVLRLHEAFLGLAGK from the coding sequence ATGCTGAAGATTGGAATTACCGGCGGCATAGGATCTGGCAAAAGCATTGTCTGCCGCTGTTTCCAGCTGTTGGGCGTGCCGGTCTATGACTCAGACGCCCGCGCCAAATGGGTGATGCAGCATGACCCCGAGCTGCGGCAGGGCTTGATTGCCACCTTCGGGCCAGAAACGTTTGACGCTGCCCAGAACCTGAACCGCACCTATCTGGCCCAAGCCGTTTTCCATGATGCCACACAATTGGCCAAACTCAACGCCTTGGTACACCCGCAGGTCCGCAAAGATTTCCACCGGTGGCTAGAAGCGCAGGCCCACGCGCCCTACATCTTGAAAGAAGCCGCGCTCATGTTTGAGTCCAATGCCTACACCCAAGTAGACCACGTGCTCACCGTGTCCGCGCCCAAGGACCTCCGCATCTCCCGAACCTTGCTACGGGACACCCACCGCACCGCCGCCGACATTGACGCCATTATCGCCAAGCAATTGCCCGAGGAAGAGAAAGTCAGCCGCGCGCAGTTTGTCTTGTACAACGATGACCAACAACTGGTGCTTGAGCAGGTGCTGCGTTTGCATGAAGCGTTTTTAGGATTGGCCGGGAAGTAG